The Euwallacea fornicatus isolate EFF26 chromosome 3, ASM4011564v1, whole genome shotgun sequence genome has a segment encoding these proteins:
- the NHP2 gene encoding H/ACA ribonucleoprotein complex subunit 2-like protein: MNDENSTADKSTVEPEEFTYEKKVSFCNVIAKPMASKKQAKKCYKLIKKAVQHKTYVRCGLKDVQTRIRKGERGIVIFAGDVSPVDIMCHLPGVCEEKDIPYVYIPSRKDLGAALGVKRGCLTVLIRPKEDYAEPFEELKSEIAHLPAVL; this comes from the exons ATGAATGATGAAAATTCAACAGCCGATAAATCCACAGTTGAACCAGAAGAATTTACATATGAaaagaaagtttcattttGCAACGTAATTGCAAAACCCATGGCCTCGAAGAAGCAGGCTAagaaatgttacaaattaattaagaaag CTGTTCAACACAAGACTTACGTACGCTGCGGGCTCAAGGATGTTCAAACGAGGATAAGAAAAGGTGAAAGGGGTATAGTTATATTTGCCGGAGATGTGAGTCCAGTAGATATAATGTGTCATCTACCTGGAGTATGCGAAGAAAAAGACATCCCTTACGTTTATATTCCAAGCCGGAAAGATCTGGGAGCGGCACTGGGCGTGAAGCGCGGCTGCCTTACCGTTTTGATTCGGCCCAAAGAGGACTATGCGGAACCatttgaagaattaaaatcGGAGATCGCTCATTTACCTGCTGTACTATAA